DNA from Asanoa sp. WMMD1127:
GGTCGAGCGGCTGACCGCGGTCAACCAGCCCGGCCAGCTCGACCAGATCGGTGAGCCGCACGGCCTGACCATCGCCCCCGACGGCACCGTGTTCTACATCGGCAAGGCGGCCTGCCCGTCCGGTCCGATCGTGGACTGGAACGACCCCAACGTCGGCAAGGGCTGCGGCACGATCCATTCCTTCGACCCGCGTACGAAGCAGGTCAAGCTCCTCACCACGCTCGAGGTGATGGGCAACCGGGGCAGCGGCAGCGAGCTCGTCAAGAACGAGGAAGGTCTGGTCGGTCTCACGCTCGACCCGAACTTCGCCGAGAACGGCTGGGTCTACGCCTACTGGATGCCGCACGCGTCGATCGACCGCGAGAAGCGGATCGGCCAGCGCACCGTGTCGCGGTTCACCTACGACAAGGCCGCCCAGACGATCGACCAGGCCACCCGCAAGGACCTGCTGCACTGGGACACCCAGATCCACAGCTGCTGCCACGCCGGCGGCGGCATGACCTTCGACGAGTCCGGCAACCTCTACATCGGATCCGGCGACAGCAACTCGTCCGGCGGCTCCGACGGCTACTCCGGCAACAACTGGACCCAGGAGTACGCCGGCACGTCGTTCCAGGACGCGCGGCGCACCGCCGGTAACACCAACGACCTGAACGGCAAGATCATCCGGATCCACCCCGAGGCGGACGGCACCTACACGATCCCCGAGGGCAACCTGTTCACCGGCCAGGAGGGCGGTGGCGGCAAGGCCCGCCCGGAGATCTACGTGATGGGCGTGCGCAACATCGCCCGCATCGCCTGGGACCCGGTCAACGACTGGCTCACCGCCGCGTGGGTCGGCCCGGACGCCGGCGCGCCCAGCCCGGAGCTCGGCCCGGCCAAGTACGAGACGGCGACCATCATCACGCAGGCCGGCAACCACGGCTGGCCGTACTGCATGGGCAACCGGCAGCCGTACCGGGACCGCAGCAACACCGACGCGACCCAGCTCACCGGGTGGTACGACTGCGACAACCCGAAGAACGAGTCGCCCCGCAACACCGGTCTGGTCAACCTGCCGCCGGTCCGCGACAACATGATCTGGTACTCGCCCCAGGGCGGTGGCCCGGTCTTCCCGAAGCGGGCGGACGGCAGCGGGATCCCGACCTACGTGCAGTCGGAGACCACCTACACCCAGCCCTACCTCAGCGGCGGCGGTCAGGCCATCATGGACGGTCCGACCTACCACCGGAAGAACGTCGACGTGAACAGCGGCGTGGCGTGGCCGGCGTACTGGGACAACAAGTGGTTCATCGGTGACCAGTCCAACGCCAACAACCGCGTGGCCATCACGGTCAACCCGGAGACGGCGCGGGAGGCCGGCGCCCCGGCGTTCGCCGAGGACCTCCGCCGGATCATCCCCGGCGGCACCAACCCGCAGACCCAGCTGCAGTCCTGGATGGACGCCAAGTTCGGCCCGGACGGCGCGCTCTACATGCTGGACTACGCGGGCGGCTTCTTCAGCCTGCACAACAACCAGAAGCTGATCCGGATCACCTACAACGGTGGCCAGGCGACCCCGAACCCGGGTCTGGCCACGGCGGTCTCGGCGACCCCGACGACGCCGCGCACCATCGAGTTCTCCAGCAACCGGGTCGGCGGCGTCGCCTGGCAGTGGGACTTCGGCGACGGCACCGCGGGCTCCACCGCGCCGCACCCGAAGCACACCTACCGGCGCTACGGCACGTTCACCGCGAAACTGAAGGTGACGTACGCCGACGGTGAGGTCGTCGAGTCGTCGATCCCGGTCACCGCCGGGTGTGTGGCGGCCGACGCCCGGCCCACGGTCTATTTCCTCGAGACCGACAGCGGGGTGGCCAACCGGCAGGTGGGCGGCGGCTGCACGATCAACGACCTGATCGACGACGAGACGACCTGGCCCAACCGCGGCGCCTTCGCCGACCACCTCGAGACGGTGATCGCGGAGCTCACGGCGGCCCACGTCATCGACAACCGGGAGGCCGGCACGCTGCGGCGCACCGGCACCCAGTCGCCGATCGGCGCCACCAACGGCTACCAGACGATCTTCAACGGCTCGGCGTACTCGCTGGCCGGCTGGCGTCAGGCGCCCGGTGGCTCCTTCGGGCTGCGGCCCGACGGGTCGATCCGCAGCAGCGGCGGCCTGGGCATGCTGTGGTACGCCGACCAGGAGTTCGCGGACTACTCGATCAAGCTGCAGTTCAAGGACATCTCACCGGACGCCGTCCGGGCCAACAGCGGTGTGTTCGTGCGGTTCCCGGACCCGCGTACCCCGCTGGAGCAGCGTCCGCCGGGCAGCTGCGGCACGGTCGGGTCGGCGCGTTCCTCGCAGGCCTGGGTCGCGATCTTCTGCGGACACGAGATCCAGATCTACGACGGTGAGACGGGCGAGCCCCAGAAGACCGGGTCGGTCTACAACTTCGACCCGAACAACCTCGCCCAGTCCGGCGCCACGGCCAAGGGCGTCTGGAACGACTACGAGATCCGCGTGGTCGGCCAGCACTACACGATGATCCGCAACGGCGTGGTGATCAACGAGTTCGACAACACGCCGGGCAAGCAGTCGTCGCGCGCGGGCGACCCGCCGACCGACCTGCGGCAGTTCATCAGCGGTTTCGTCGGGTTGCAGAACCACGGCAACAACGACGTGATCGAGATCCGCAACGTGCGGGTCCGCACCTACTGATCCAACCCGATGACCGGGTACGGGCGGCGCCCGTACCCGGTCATTCCATTGTCAGCCGGCGCGGCAGCGTGGCCAGCGGGGTCGGGAGCCGCAGCGCCTCGGCGCCCGGGGTGATCGCGCCGACCACCCGCGGCCCGCGGGCCCCGGTGGCGGCCGGCACCGCGCCGGGCAGGCCGTGCCAGGTGAGCCAGCCGATCAGCGCGAACAGCACCGCCTCCTTGGCGTCGGCGGGCAGCCCGACCTCCTCGGAGCGGACGAGCGTGACACCGGGCGCGTGGGCGGCGAGCCGGGCGAGCAGCGTGCGGTTGTGCACGCCGCCGCCGGAGAGCAACAGGTGGTCGAGGCGGTGCCGGCGCACCTCGTCGGCCACCGTCACCGCGGTCAGCTCGGTCAGCGTGGCCAGCAGGTCGGCCGGGGGATAGCCGCCGGCCCCCTCGAGGTAGGCCGCCGAGAACAGCTCCTTGCCCGTCGACTTCGGCGGCGTACGCGCGTAGTAGGGCTCGACCAGCAACCGGTCCAGCAACTCGGTCCGGACCGTGCCGCCGGCCGCCAGCGCGCCGCCGCGGTCGTAGGGCTCCCCGGTCACCGCCAGCGCGGCGGCGTCGACCAGCGCGTTGCCCGGCCCGGTGTCGTAGGCGCACACCTCGCCCGGCACCGCGACCGTCAGGTTGGCGATGCCGCCCAGGTTGACCGCGCCCCACCGCCCCGCGCGGCCGGCGAGCAGCATCAGGTCGAGCACGGGCACCAGCGGCGCGCCCTGCCCGCCGGCGGCGACGTCGCGGATCCGGACGTCGGCGACCACCGGCAGCCCGGTCCGCTCCGCGATCCAGGCCGGCTGCCCGAGCTGGAGGGTGCCGTCGGTGGCGGCGTGGAACAGCGTCTGCCCGTGCGAGCAGACCAGGTCGGCGGCCCCGGCCGCGTCCAGCGCCGCGGTCGCCGCGCCGGCGAACGCCTGACCGAGCCGCGTGTCCAGCGCGCACACGTCGCCGAGCCGGACCTTCCCGGGCGGCAGCGCCTTGCGGATGGCGGCGCGCACCGCCGGCTCGTACGCCGTGGTGGCGTGGTGCAGCAGCCGCGCCCGCAGCTCGTCGCCGCCGGGCGTCGCGGTGAACGACACCAGGGCCGCGTCGATGCCGTCGTGCGAGGTGCCGGAGCTCAGGCCGAGGACGCGCATCGATCCACCCTGGGCCAGTCGTGGGCTGCGCGTCAATGCGTGGGCGGCGCAGAATGACGCCATGACCGAGACGCAGCGGTACGCGCTGGCCGGCATGTCCGTCGTCGAGCGCGACCTGGTGGCGAGAGCCGACGCGCGGCAGCTCCGCCGGGTGGCCCGCGGCCGGGTGCTCGAGCAGCAGCCGGCCGGCACGCCGCCCGCGGGCGAGGCCGGGCAACGCCGGCTGGCCCGGTTGCGCGAGTTCCACGGCGGCACGGTCGAACGGGCCCGGGCGCCCCGCCCGGCGCCGGTCGCGCTCGGCACCGTGGCGACGCCGCCCTACGAGTTCGAGTGGACGTGGAGCCACGCGGTCAACGACACGCGCGTCGACGCGCTGACGGCCGCCCGGGCCGACGGCGCCTGCGAGCTGACCGGCATCGCGACCGGCGAGACCGGCGACGCCACGCTGAGCCTGCGGGCGGCCGTGGGCCTGGCCGTGCGGCCGGGCGTCGACGGGCTGCTGACCCTGGCCGCGGCGCCGGCGCTGAGCTGGCGCTGGATGACCCTGGTCAACCTGCAGGACGGCGCGAGCGCCGGGTTCACCGGTTTCGTCGTGCAGCGGTTCCGGGTCGCCGACAACGCCTTCGAGGGCACCGAGGTCCAGCAGATCGGGCCCTACCTGTGGAGCGAGAACTCCTGGTGGGGCGGGGCCAACGGGGAGGCGACGACCGACGCGCACCCGCTCGCCGCGACGATCCCGGTCAGTGCCGCACACTGGTACGCGGTCTGGGTCTGGTGCGGCACGATCGCCGACGCGGGTCACGACTTCGGCATCTTCTGGTGGGCCAGCGCCCGCTCGTCGCTCGCGCTGCGCCTGCCCTATGTGGCCTGGAACGTCGCCTGAGGCGGTGGCGGCACCTCGTCCGGCGCCTCCGCCGGCGTGGCGGCGCGCGGCGGCAGCTCGACCCGGGCGAGCCGACCGCGGTCGACGTCGGGCCGGCGCAACGCGACCCGCCAGCTGAACGGCAGCGTGTTGCGCCCGCCGCGCAGCTCGCGCACCTCGAAGCCGCCCGGCGTCCGCTCGCCGATCCGCAGCCCCTCGGTCTCGCCCTCCGGCGTCAGGAAGACGTGGTAGTCGTCGCCCGGGCGCGCCACCGCCGCGAGGTCGTCGTCGAGCGGCACCCAGGCCCGTCCCTCGACGAGCTCGGCCCGGCCGAAGTCCTCCCACCAGCTCAGTGGGCTCTCCACCGCGTAGAGCGCCCGGTCGGTGCCGTCCGGGTGGCGCACCACCGCGGACTTGGCGCCGAGCACGAGCAAATCCCGCCAGACGGTGGCGTCCTCCTCGATCAGCACGCTGCCGCGGAACGCGCCGGCCCACGGCCGCAAGCCCGGGCGGCCCTTGCCGGGTACGCCCTCGACGCCGATGCCGCCGTCACCCTCGATCGTCAGGCCGACCCCGCGCACGCCCACCGTGTTGCCCGAGCCGCGCACGCCGACGCCGGCGCCGCGGAAGCTCTCGCCGACGACCCCGGTGGCGCCCTTGTCGGCGCGCCCGTAGACGCCGGCGTCGCCGCGCAGCACGGAGGTGGTCAGGCCGACGACGCCCTGGCCGACCGGGCCGCGGGCGTCGCCGATCACGCCGATACCGCGATGGCTGGCCCCCACGACGCCGGTGCCGACGTCACCGGTGCTCGGCGTGCCGGCCGCGCCGGGCACGCCGGCGGTGAAGGCGCCGGCCACGTTCGGCAGGGCGATCAGGGCCTCCGTGAGCTGGTGGTCGGCGCCCTGGCGGACCTGCACGTTGCGGACCTCCACACAGGACGGATAGGACTCCGCCGCCGGGTTGACCGCGCCACCCGGCAGGTACTGATCCTCCGTGCTGCGCTTGGTCAGCGTCAGCATCGGGCCCGGTCCGGCCGGGATGCCCTCGGTCGCCGCCCGCACCAGGTCCGCCGCCCAGCTGGTCGGCGCGCTGGAGCAGTTGACGTTGGGGTGCGCCGTGTCGGCGCCGGTCAGCAGGGGATCGCCGTTCGCCATCGCACCAGCGTCGCCCCGACGCCCGCCGCGGCACAACGCGCCTGCCGCGCACCCGACACGGCGTGCCGCCGGGCCGCGCGCATGGCAGGCTCGCCGTCAGGAACGACGTGGGGAGAGTGACGTCATCGCACACATCGACCTGGGGTTCGACGAGAAGGAGTGGCCCGGGATCACCGGGCTGATGCGCTACCGGCCCGAGACCGCCGGGCCGTTGCAGGCGCTGGCCGACGCGCTGCTGCGGGCGCCGAACTCGTTGCCGGCGGGGGAGCGGGAGCTGATCGCCGCGTACGTGTCGGCGCTCAACGACTGCGCGTTCTGCCGCGACTCCCATTCCGCGGTGGCCGCGGCCCGGCTCGAGCCCGGCATGGCGCTGGTCGAGCAGGTCCGGGCCGACCCCGAGACCGCGCCGATCCCGCCAAAGCTGCGCGCCCTCCTGCGGATCGCCGCCGCCGTGCGCGAGGACGGCCGCGCCGTCACGCCGGCGCTGGTCGAGGCCGCCCGCGCGGCGGGCGCCACCGACGTCGAGGTGCACGACACCGTGCTGATCGCGGCGGCGTTCGCGATGTTCAACCGCTACGTCGACGGCCTCGGCACGCACGCCCCCGACGACCCGGCCGCCCACGCGGCGTCGGCGCGGCGGATCATCGAGTTCGGCTACGCCGGCCGGCGTCCGTGAGACTGGCGCTTATGCGGGTGAGCGTCTGAGCCATTCAGAAGCGCGTCGGACCGGGCTGTACTCGATGCATGACATCCAACGAGCAGATTCTCGTCATCGGCGGCACGGGCAAGACGGGGCGGCGGGTCGCCGATCGGCTGCGCGGGCGCGGCATCCCGGTCCGCGTCGGGTCGCGCGCCGGCACGCCCCGGTTCGACTGGGCCGACCGGACGACGTGGGCGCCGGCGTTGGCCGGCGCGCGGGCCGCGTACGTCTCCTTCTATCCGGACCTCGCCGTGCCCGGCAGCCCGGCGCTGATCGGCGAGCTGGCCCGGGTCGCCGCCGACGCGGGCGTCGGCCACCTCGTGCTGCTCTCCGGCCGCGGCGAGGAGGAGGCACAGGCCAGCGAGGCGGCCCTGGCCGCGGCGGTCGACGGCACCGGCACGGCGTGGACGGTGGTCCGGGCGAGCTGGTTCATGCAGAACTTCAGCGAGGCCTTCATGGCCGACGGCGTCCGCGAGGGCACCGTGGTGCTGCCGGCCGGCGACGTGCCGGAGCCGTTCGTCGACTGCGACGACGTCGCCGACGTGGCGGTGGCCGCGCTGACCGGCGAGACGCCGTCGGGCCGGGTCTACGAGGTGACGGGGCCGCGGGCGCTGACGTTCGCGGAGGCGGTCCAGGAGATCGCCAAGGCGGCCGGCCGCGAGATCGCGTTCGTGCCGGTGCCGCTGGACGCGTACGCCGCGGAGCTGCCCGCGTACGGGCTGGGGGAGGAGGAGATCGCCCTGATCACGTACCTGTTCGGCGAGGTCCTCGACGGCCGCAACGTGGCCACGACCACCGGGGTCCGCGAGGCGCTGGGCCGCGAGCCCCGCGACTTCGCCGACTACGCCCGCGACACGACCTGGGGTTAAGGCCGATCCGGTGGATCATGCCGGCGCTCCGGCGGGCCCAGACGACGACCGACCGCACGTGGGGAGGGGCCGGATACGACACCGGTATCCGACCCCTCCCCACGCACGCCCGGACGCCGTCTGGACCTCGCCGGAGCACCACCCTGATCCACCGGATCGGCCTTAGGACGCGTCCGCGATCGCCGTGAGGAGCTCGGCGCCCGCGCGCATGCGGGCGGCGGCGTCCGAGCGGCCGGCCAGCTCGTAGTGGGCGGCGGCGGCCAGTCGGTCCGCGGCCTCGGCGCGGACGATGCGCTGGACCTCCGCGCCGTCCAGCGGGCGGCGGGCCACCTCGGCCGCGCCCACGCCCGGCACCCCGAGCGGCTCGGTGCCGAACCGGTCCGGGCCGGCGTCGACCGCTTCGGCGTTGTCGATCGCGGCGATCGCGGACCGCAGCGCGCCGGCGGCCACGGCGTCACGGGCCCGGAGAGCGTCACGCAGCGTACGGCGCAGCCGGTCGCGCAACCCGCACGGTTCGGTCGGAGGCACGGCGGTAACGCTAAGCCACGGGACCCCGTTGTGCCATAAGCCGAGCGAGGGCCGGGGCAACACTGCCCCGGCCCCCGCGACACCGCGTCAGCGGAGCTCGACCACCTCGACGTACGCGATGGCCGGGTTCGGCAGGTCCACCGTCACCTCGACCACGCCGCCGGCCGCGGCGACGGTGGTCGCCGGCCCCGACTCCGGCAGCCGGTCCTCGGCCGCCAGCGTCGACCACTGGTCGTCGGTCGGCCAGTCGCCGCCGCCCATCGACTGCCATCGCGCCGCGACGTTGCCGTGCGCCGCGTCGACCCGCCACTGGCGCACCTCGTAGCGGGCGCCCGGCAGGCCCTCGAACCGCACCGTGACGCAGCGGTCGAGCGCCTTGTCGCCGTCGCGCTTGGCGTGGTCGAGCGTGCCGTTCCAGACCAGCGCGCCCACCGTGCCGTCGGCGTGGCGGGCCGTCCACGTCTCGACCAGGCTGCTGGCCCCGTCGCCGGCGATCCGGGCCGGGATCGCCGTGTCGCCGAGGCGCTGCGCCAGCCACAGGGCCCAGAATTTCGGCTTGGCCAGGTTGCCGACCGTGAGCAGCCCGAAGCCGCCGTGCAGGAAGCGCGGCGGCCGGCCCAGCTCCTCGAAGTGGTCCGAGGCGACCCACGGCGCGAGCGACTCGATCCGCCCGGCCGCCGAGCGCATCCCGCGCAGCAGGAACGTGGCGGCGAAGACCGTGTCGTTGATCTCGTTGCCGTGGGTCGCGGTCACGCCCCACTCGGTCCACCACAGCGGCAGGTCGGCCCGGATGCCGCGCAGGTCGAGCGGCGGGCTGCCGTAGATGTGGGTCGACAGGAAGTCGACCGGCGCGTCCACGGCGAGCTGCTCGGAGATCCACCCGACCGCCGCGGTCGCCGGCCCACCGACCCGCAGGCCCGGGTCGACGTCCTTGACGGCCCGGGCGGTGACCTCGTAGAGCCGCCAGTACTCGGCCGGCGTGCCCGACCAGAACACCGACAGGTTCGCCTCGTTCCACACCTCGAACGCCCACCGGTCGCGCACCTCGGCCAGGCCGTAGCGCTCCACCAGATGGGCCACGAGGGAACGAACGAGATCGGCCCACCGGTCCCAGTCCTTCGGCGGCGAGATGATCCCGCGGTACGTGAAAACGGTGCGCGCAGGATCACTGGCGAGATCGCGGGGCATGAAACCCAGCTCCACGATCGGCCGCATGCCCAGCTCGCGCACCGTGTCGTAGACCCGGTCGACGCCGGCCCAGTCGTGCACCGGCTCGCCGTCGACCTCGCGGTAGACGCCGAGGTCGTCGCAGAGAATCCCGTGCGCCCGGACCGTCTCGACGCCGAGCTCGCCGTGCACCCGGGCCAGCGCCGCCCGCAGCTCCGGCCCGATCTCCCGGCCGCCGGTGCGATCGGTCTCGAGCAGGTGCGACAGGTGCTCGGAGCCCACCATGAACCGCCACGGCCGGTGCAGCGGTCCGTCGTCGCCGGCGGCGTCGACGGTCAGCAGCAACGGCGTCACGGTGTCGGACGGGCCGAACGCGGCGCCCCGCACCGGCGGACACAGTGGACCCATCGCGGTCACGGTGGCCAGCGGGGCGACCGCGTACCAGTATTCGCGTTCCGGCTCGACGGTGGTGTCCGCGTAGGGGCCGTGCGGCACGGCGAGGACGTCGCCCCCGCCGTGGTCGACGACGGCGAAGGGACCCGTGGCGCTGGTGGCGCGGTGCACGGCGTACCCGATGGCGCCCTCGACCGGATCCCAGCGGAGGGTGACCTGGCCGCGGCCCCCGACCGCGACGAGCCCCGTCGGCGCGGGCAGGTCGGCCGTGTCGGGCTCACCCGGAGCGCGGTCCTGCGCCCCGCCGCTGCCCATCATCGCGACCCACTGTGCCCGCGCCTGCGCGGCGATGTCGCCGACCGTCATGCGCCCGCTCCCCGCAGCTGGGGCAGGTCCTGGTCGGCCGGCACGTTGAACGTCTCCTGCCCGATCAGCGGCCGGATCCGCTGCTCGAACCGCTTGTCGACGAACGCGCGCCGGATCACGTCGTGGGACAGCTCGTTGCCGAGCGCGCCCATGATCATCGCCTGGTCGAGCGACAGGTAGCGCTTGGCCACGGTGCCGCTGCCGACCGCGACCGCGTCGTAGAAGCCACCCGGCCCGTACGAGTCGAAGTCGGCCTTCAGGCGCGCCAGGTTGTCGACGACCGGACCCTTGGCGTACGGCAGCGCGAGGAACGCCGCGTGCGGTGTCACCACGCCGTTGCCGTAGTCGGGCGCCGGACCGGCCGGGCGGCAGTCACCGAAGCCGGCGTCGTACTTGGAGGCCTCCACATCGGAGGGATAACCGTCGGTGTCCATGCCCATCGCGTCGACGCCGTAGACCCCGTAACCGCCGTTGGGGTTGCTGGCGGGGGAGAAGCCCCAGTAGCCGTAGCCGGCGTCGTGGAGGCCGTGCTCGATCTGGCCGGCGACGGTCGCCTTGTGGTTGCGGCCCCAGCTGTTGGGCGCCCAGCGCTCCTCGGGCACGAAGAGGTCGGGCATCAGCGCCTCGAACATGTCGCCGCCCCAGCTCGGCACGAACTGGATGCCGCGGTAGCGGTACGCGCCCTCGTAGACCGGCACGCCCAGGTAGCTGGTGTCGAACCCGACCGGCTGCATCTCGTGCCAGCTCCAGTCACAGGTGGCCGGCAGTGTCCGCATGGTGTTGTAGTAGGCCTCGGCCGGGATCTGGCCCGCGCCGATGCCGAGGTAGGTCGCGATCCGCGGCTCGGTCACCGTGATGTCGTAGTGGTTGCAGGTGAACCAGACGCCGTCGCGCTGCTGGGAGCAGCCGGGCGGCGCCTCGTCCCAGAAACCGCCCGCGATCAGCCCGCTGGCGCCGAACGGCGTGGTGGCCGCGGGGTTGTAGTAGAACCCGAAGTCCATCGTGGACAGGATCCGGTCGGCCTTGCCGCGCAGCTCCGGCACTGCGCCCTTGACCACCCGCAGCGCCGCGGCCAGCCAGCCGTTGTCGACGCTGGACATGAACGGATAGACGGTGCTGCCGTCGTCGGGCCAGACCCGGACGACCGAGCCGTCCCGCGGGTCGTACCAGTTGTAGTACATGCCGGACGCCTCGTGGTGGTCCAGGCGCGACAGCGTGTCGAGCGTCTTCCCGATCCGCTCGCGGGCCTCCTTGCGGGAGATGAACCCGAGGTCGCGGGCGACCACCGCCGACCACATGTAGCCGCCGATGT
Protein-coding regions in this window:
- a CDS encoding ThuA domain-containing protein, whose amino-acid sequence is MAHRKRPTLRRAIALASAAVLTLGIMTGPGSPPASAAAPTWGANAVNVLVFHGPVDQQSDPVTKAVAAVRRLGTENGFTVRVSSNPADFNRDNLARYRGVVFLSANGVTLDDAQEAAFQAYVKGGGGFVGVHDAARAQPTSEWFTGLVGSRPAPSLPNAEKVVESAASGQNPPNETVANLFDGRTGTKWLTFATTGWAQGKLAAPTVINRYALTSANDFAGRDPKNWKLQGSADGQSWTDLDTRTNEVFQQRFQTRQFSFENTTAYQYYRLDVSANSGEPIIQLAELFLIGPDAGPPPEANVQRATVSVVDRQHPANDGLPLTWTREDQWINWDPNPIGNVHTVAQVQEHTYNAGLSGNGAFHPISWCRDYDGGRSFYTGMGRTDASYTTDTKFLGHLLGAIKWTAGLVRGDCQATIASNYKVERLTAVNQPGQLDQIGEPHGLTIAPDGTVFYIGKAACPSGPIVDWNDPNVGKGCGTIHSFDPRTKQVKLLTTLEVMGNRGSGSELVKNEEGLVGLTLDPNFAENGWVYAYWMPHASIDREKRIGQRTVSRFTYDKAAQTIDQATRKDLLHWDTQIHSCCHAGGGMTFDESGNLYIGSGDSNSSGGSDGYSGNNWTQEYAGTSFQDARRTAGNTNDLNGKIIRIHPEADGTYTIPEGNLFTGQEGGGGKARPEIYVMGVRNIARIAWDPVNDWLTAAWVGPDAGAPSPELGPAKYETATIITQAGNHGWPYCMGNRQPYRDRSNTDATQLTGWYDCDNPKNESPRNTGLVNLPPVRDNMIWYSPQGGGPVFPKRADGSGIPTYVQSETTYTQPYLSGGGQAIMDGPTYHRKNVDVNSGVAWPAYWDNKWFIGDQSNANNRVAITVNPETAREAGAPAFAEDLRRIIPGGTNPQTQLQSWMDAKFGPDGALYMLDYAGGFFSLHNNQKLIRITYNGGQATPNPGLATAVSATPTTPRTIEFSSNRVGGVAWQWDFGDGTAGSTAPHPKHTYRRYGTFTAKLKVTYADGEVVESSIPVTAGCVAADARPTVYFLETDSGVANRQVGGGCTINDLIDDETTWPNRGAFADHLETVIAELTAAHVIDNREAGTLRRTGTQSPIGATNGYQTIFNGSAYSLAGWRQAPGGSFGLRPDGSIRSSGGLGMLWYADQEFADYSIKLQFKDISPDAVRANSGVFVRFPDPRTPLEQRPPGSCGTVGSARSSQAWVAIFCGHEIQIYDGETGEPQKTGSVYNFDPNNLAQSGATAKGVWNDYEIRVVGQHYTMIRNGVVINEFDNTPGKQSSRAGDPPTDLRQFISGFVGLQNHGNNDVIEIRNVRVRTY
- a CDS encoding anhydro-N-acetylmuramic acid kinase, which codes for MRVLGLSSGTSHDGIDAALVSFTATPGGDELRARLLHHATTAYEPAVRAAIRKALPPGKVRLGDVCALDTRLGQAFAGAATAALDAAGAADLVCSHGQTLFHAATDGTLQLGQPAWIAERTGLPVVADVRIRDVAAGGQGAPLVPVLDLMLLAGRAGRWGAVNLGGIANLTVAVPGEVCAYDTGPGNALVDAAALAVTGEPYDRGGALAAGGTVRTELLDRLLVEPYYARTPPKSTGKELFSAAYLEGAGGYPPADLLATLTELTAVTVADEVRRHRLDHLLLSGGGVHNRTLLARLAAHAPGVTLVRSEEVGLPADAKEAVLFALIGWLTWHGLPGAVPAATGARGPRVVGAITPGAEALRLPTPLATLPRRLTME
- a CDS encoding carboxymuconolactone decarboxylase family protein, with translation MAHIDLGFDEKEWPGITGLMRYRPETAGPLQALADALLRAPNSLPAGERELIAAYVSALNDCAFCRDSHSAVAAARLEPGMALVEQVRADPETAPIPPKLRALLRIAAAVREDGRAVTPALVEAARAAGATDVEVHDTVLIAAAFAMFNRYVDGLGTHAPDDPAAHAASARRIIEFGYAGRRP
- a CDS encoding NmrA family transcriptional regulator; this encodes MTSNEQILVIGGTGKTGRRVADRLRGRGIPVRVGSRAGTPRFDWADRTTWAPALAGARAAYVSFYPDLAVPGSPALIGELARVAADAGVGHLVLLSGRGEEEAQASEAALAAAVDGTGTAWTVVRASWFMQNFSEAFMADGVREGTVVLPAGDVPEPFVDCDDVADVAVAALTGETPSGRVYEVTGPRALTFAEAVQEIAKAAGREIAFVPVPLDAYAAELPAYGLGEEEIALITYLFGEVLDGRNVATTTGVREALGREPRDFADYARDTTWG
- a CDS encoding xylan 1,4-beta-xylosidase; the encoded protein is MTVGDIAAQARAQWVAMMGSGGAQDRAPGEPDTADLPAPTGLVAVGGRGQVTLRWDPVEGAIGYAVHRATSATGPFAVVDHGGGDVLAVPHGPYADTTVEPEREYWYAVAPLATVTAMGPLCPPVRGAAFGPSDTVTPLLLTVDAAGDDGPLHRPWRFMVGSEHLSHLLETDRTGGREIGPELRAALARVHGELGVETVRAHGILCDDLGVYREVDGEPVHDWAGVDRVYDTVRELGMRPIVELGFMPRDLASDPARTVFTYRGIISPPKDWDRWADLVRSLVAHLVERYGLAEVRDRWAFEVWNEANLSVFWSGTPAEYWRLYEVTARAVKDVDPGLRVGGPATAAVGWISEQLAVDAPVDFLSTHIYGSPPLDLRGIRADLPLWWTEWGVTATHGNEINDTVFAATFLLRGMRSAAGRIESLAPWVASDHFEELGRPPRFLHGGFGLLTVGNLAKPKFWALWLAQRLGDTAIPARIAGDGASSLVETWTARHADGTVGALVWNGTLDHAKRDGDKALDRCVTVRFEGLPGARYEVRQWRVDAAHGNVAARWQSMGGGDWPTDDQWSTLAAEDRLPESGPATTVAAAGGVVEVTVDLPNPAIAYVEVVELR
- a CDS encoding glucoamylase family protein codes for the protein MRRILAPVVALALVFVGGSAAVAAPDTRGADRALTAYAKDTWRSMVAMTDPRTGLVADNITGDLKTPSTYTSPTNIGGYMWSAVVARDLGFISRKEARERIGKTLDTLSRLDHHEASGMYYNWYDPRDGSVVRVWPDDGSTVYPFMSSVDNGWLAAALRVVKGAVPELRGKADRILSTMDFGFYYNPAATTPFGASGLIAGGFWDEAPPGCSQQRDGVWFTCNHYDITVTEPRIATYLGIGAGQIPAEAYYNTMRTLPATCDWSWHEMQPVGFDTSYLGVPVYEGAYRYRGIQFVPSWGGDMFEALMPDLFVPEERWAPNSWGRNHKATVAGQIEHGLHDAGYGYWGFSPASNPNGGYGVYGVDAMGMDTDGYPSDVEASKYDAGFGDCRPAGPAPDYGNGVVTPHAAFLALPYAKGPVVDNLARLKADFDSYGPGGFYDAVAVGSGTVAKRYLSLDQAMIMGALGNELSHDVIRRAFVDKRFEQRIRPLIGQETFNVPADQDLPQLRGAGA